A section of the Prionailurus bengalensis isolate Pbe53 chromosome C2, Fcat_Pben_1.1_paternal_pri, whole genome shotgun sequence genome encodes:
- the RPL22L1 gene encoding 60S ribosomal protein L22-like 1 gives MAPQKDKKPKKSTWKFNLDLTHPVEDGIFDSGNFEQFLREKVKVNGKTGNLGNVVHIERIKNKITVVSEKQFSKRYLKYLTKKYLKKNNLRDWLRVVASDKETYELRYFQISQDEDGSESED, from the exons CAGAAAGACAAGAAGCCTAAGAAGTCAACCTGGAAATTTAATTTGGACCTTACTCATCCAGTAGAAGATGGAATTTTTGATTCTGGAAATTTT gaACAGTTTCTACGGGAGAAGGTTAAAGTCaatggaaaaactggaaatcTGGGGAATGTTGTTCACATTGAACGCATCAAGAATAAAATCACAGTTGTTTCTGAGAAACAGTTCTCTAAAAG GTATTTGAAATATCTTACCAAGAAATACCTTAAGAAGAACAATCTTCGTGATTGGCTACGTGTGGTTGCATCTGACAAGGAGACTTACGAACTTCGTTACTTCCAGATTAGTCAAGATGAAGATGGATCTGAATCTGAAGACTAG